A single Lactuca sativa cultivar Salinas chromosome 8, Lsat_Salinas_v11, whole genome shotgun sequence DNA region contains:
- the LOC111902339 gene encoding choline monooxygenase, chloroplastic encodes MAMMMMKPINLHFSDLKKLRNPYPNSRPQHARSPNSLLIRKSLETNHSLLEPSQEFARSLIHEFNPHIPIEEALTPPSSWYTSPSFHSLELNQVFFRGWQAVGCTEQIQEANSFFTGRIGNIEYVVCRDENGKLRAFHNVCRHHASLLASGSGKGSCFVCPYHGWTYGLNGALLKASRITGIKNFNVKEFGLVPLRVAIWGPFILLDLEKDKFDEHDDVGMEWLGSTSEILSTNGVDTSLSYLCRREYTIECNWKVFCDNYLDGGYHVPFAHKDLASGLKLDSYSTTVYEKVSIQRCDGDEDFDRLGSKSLYAFIYPNFMVNRYGPWMDTNLVLPLGPRRCKVIFDYFLDASLKDDEAFVTGSLKDSEQVQMEDITLCESVQRGLESPAYGSGRYAPMVEKAMHHFHCLLHQDLIN; translated from the exons atggcgatgatgatgatgaaacccATTAATCTTCACTTTTCTGACTTGAAGAAACTCAGAAATCCATATCCAAATTCACGCCCACAGCACGCCCGATCACCCAATTCGTTACTGATCAGAAAGTCGCTTGAAACCAATCACAGTTTACTCGAACCATCTCAAGAGTTTGCTCGCTCACTGATCCATGAATTCAACCCCCATATCCCAATTGAAGAAGCCCTAACCCCACCAAGCTCATGGTACACATCCCCTTCTTTTCACTCTCTGGAACTCAATCAAGTCTTCTTCAGAGGATGGCAGGCCGTTG GATGCACCGAGCAAATTCAGGAGGCTAACAGTTTCTTTACTGGAAG AATAGGAAACATAGAATATGTGGTATGTCGTGATGAAAATGGCAAATTACGTGCATTTCATAATGTGTGTCGCCACCATGCCTCTCTTCTCGCCTCTGGAAGTGGAAAAGGATCTTGCTTTGTATGCCCTTATCAT GGATGGACATATGGATTGAATGGAGCACTTCTGAAAGCAAGCAGAATAACAGGGATAAAAAACTTCAATGTCAAA GAATTTGGACTTGTTCCATTGAGGGTAGCAATTTGGGGGCCATTTATTCTTCTTGATTTGGAAAAAGATAAGTTTGATGAACATGATGATGTGGGAATGGAGTGGCTTGGTAGCACTTCTGAGATACTAAGTACAAATGGTGTTGATACTTCACTAAGTTATCTTTGTAGACGTGAATACACCATTGAATGTAATTGGAAG GTTTTTTGTGACAATTACTTGGATGGAGGGTATCATGTACCTTTTGCACATAAAGATCTTGCATCAGGTCTTAAGCTAGATTCCTATTCCACCACA GTATATGAGAAAGTAAGCATCCAGAGATGTGATGGAGATGAAGACTTTGATAGACTCGGATCAAAATCTCTATATGCTTTCATTTATCCAAACTTCATGGTGAATAG GTATGGGCCTTGGATGGACACAAATCTGGTTCTTCCATTGGGACCCAGGCGATGCAAAGTGATATTTGATTATTTCCTTGATGCATCTCTTAAG GATGATGAAGCTTTTGTAACAGGGAGTTTAAAAGATAGTGAACAAGTTCAG ATGGAAGATATCACACTCTGTGAATCAGTCCAAAGAGGGTTGGAATCACCAGCTTATGGTAGTGGTAGATACGCGCCTATGGTAGAGAAGGCTATGCATCATTTTCACTGTCTCTTACACCAAGATCTCATCAACTGA